A genomic region of Drosophila kikkawai strain 14028-0561.14 chromosome X, DkikHiC1v2, whole genome shotgun sequence contains the following coding sequences:
- the Twdlalpha gene encoding uncharacterized protein Twdlalpha, which produces MRLFVTLCTLVTLSQAKPQGYNYGSGVSGSLSSGGFLAAPSHSQSSVASYGPLGAFQSASVGSLVSSPSAPQSVSHYGGGHGTTYSSGGSGSSSSNYGGGASNYGSSVSNYGGSSGGSSFTGFGPSPNIGFGGLAGYQAPTYQQQQEQEVQRGFQEPIIHKQFFTVAAPEEHENLERSKHLVIGRPQKNYRVVFIKAPSSSNANVKLSAEYAPKEEKTVIYVLSKKDNQLEVNDIATPAPTVPSKPEVFFIKYKTDAEASHAQQQIQAEYDRIEGTSEHTDGGVAPAQSVVGILDGGAGGAIGAASTGSSHFVGGSSGSTGGYTAGSTGGTYTSSSSSGGISGGATGGANIIATHKNAQSATYLPPNGK; this is translated from the exons ATGCGTCTATTTGTG ACCCTTTGCACTCTGGTGACCCTTAGCCAGGCCAAGCCCCAGGGCTACAACTATGGCAGCGGAGTCTCCGGCTCTCTGAGCTCCGGCGGCTTCCTGGCCGCTCCCAGTCACTCGCAGAGCTCGGTGGCCTCGTACGGTCCCCTCGGTGCCTTCCAAAGCGCCAGCGTTGGCTCCCTGGTGAGCAGTCCCTCTGCCCCCCAGTCGGTTAGCCATTATGGCGGCGGTCATGGCACCACCTATAGCTCTGGTGGCTCTGGATCCTCTTCTTCCAACTACGGCGGTGGTGCCTCCAACTACGGCTCATCCGTCTCCAACTATGGCGGCAGCTCTGGCGGCAGCTCCTTCACCGGCTTCGGGCCATCGCCCAACATCGGTTTCGGCGGATTGGCCGGCTACCAGGCACCCAcctaccagcagcagcaggagcaggaggtcCAGCGCGGCTTCCAGGAGCCCATTATCCACAAGCAGTTCTTCACCGTCGCCGCTCCCGAGGAGCACGAGAATCTGGAGCGTTCCAAGCATCTGGTGATCGGTCGTCCCCAGAAGAACTATCGTGTGGTCTTCATCAAGGCCCCGTCCTCGAGCAACGCCAACGTTAAGCTGTCGGCCGAGTATGCCCCCAAGGAGGAGAAGACCGTCATCTATGTGCTCAGCAAGAAGGACAACCAGCTGGAGGTCAACGATATTGCCACGCCCGCGCCGACGGTGCCCAGCAAGCCGGAGGTCTTCTTCATCAAGTACAAGACCGATGCGGAGGCCTCGCACGCCCAGCAGCAGATCCAGG CCGAATACGACAGGATCGAGGGAACCTCGGAGCACACCGATGGTGGTGTGGCTCCTGCCCAGTCGGTGGTTGGCATCCTGGACGGTGGTGCCGGTGGTGCTATCGGTGCTGCAAGCACTGGCAGCTCTCACTTTGTCGGCGGCAGCTCTGGATCGACTGGTGGCTACACAGCCGGTTCCACTGGTGGAACCTATAcctcgtcctcgtcatcgGGCGGCATTTCTGGAGGTGCCACCGGAGGCGCCAACATCATTGCCACCCACAAGAACGCCCAGAGTGCCACCTATCTGCCACCCAATGGCAAATAA